A DNA window from Candidatus Roseilinea sp. contains the following coding sequences:
- a CDS encoding oligo-1,6-glucosidase has product MTRASLRWWQRATFYQIYPRSFADGNGDGIGDFAGMIAKLDYLQSLGVDALWLSPHFPSPNADLGYDVADYTGVAPEYGTLDDFQRFLDGAHARGMRVVLDLVLNHTSDQHPWFVESRSSRDNPKRDWYVWRDPAPDGGPPNNWNSVFGGSAWELDPTTGQYYYHFFLKQQPDLNWRNPQVKAAMWQAVRFWLDMGVDGFRLDAIGTLFEDPDYPNHTARLSQIEMLRAWRENRPPEEQQALMAELMVMFRYQFGQPEVHTVMKELRALVDTYPGDRVLIGEDDDPAYYGNGDDELHLVFNFPLMRTNRLTPAWVRANQAERLSKLPPGAWPCNTLGNHDSTRLWSAFGDGQHDAQIARVNAALLLTLPGTPVLYYGEEIGMTDLLLERFDQLRDNQAINLYHLALSDGLSPETAMGMAARMTRDRCRTPMQWANAPNAGFSPHGVPTWLPVNPNYAHGVNVADQTNDPRSLLNFYRRLIHLRKRTPALLSGDYAPVNEDAEAYLAFLRRDPGADHACLVVLNMSAEPQVAGFARSWPTAHCLFSSHEREGQIVSLAALELAPFEVFIGQVGGGPAVS; this is encoded by the coding sequence ATGACAAGGGCATCCTTGCGTTGGTGGCAACGCGCCACGTTCTACCAGATCTACCCCCGCAGCTTTGCCGACGGCAACGGCGATGGCATCGGCGACTTCGCCGGCATGATCGCGAAGCTGGACTATTTGCAATCGCTGGGCGTGGATGCGTTGTGGCTTTCGCCGCACTTCCCTTCGCCCAACGCCGACCTAGGCTACGACGTCGCCGACTACACCGGCGTCGCGCCCGAGTACGGCACACTCGACGACTTCCAGCGCTTCCTTGACGGTGCGCACGCCCGCGGCATGCGCGTTGTGCTCGATTTGGTGCTCAACCACACCTCCGACCAGCATCCCTGGTTCGTCGAGTCGCGTAGCAGCCGCGATAATCCCAAGCGCGATTGGTATGTCTGGCGCGATCCGGCGCCCGACGGCGGACCCCCCAACAACTGGAACTCCGTCTTTGGCGGCTCGGCCTGGGAGCTCGATCCGACCACCGGCCAGTATTACTATCACTTCTTCCTCAAGCAGCAGCCCGATCTCAACTGGCGCAATCCCCAGGTGAAAGCGGCCATGTGGCAGGCAGTGCGCTTCTGGTTGGACATGGGCGTGGACGGCTTTCGGCTGGATGCCATCGGCACCCTCTTTGAAGACCCGGACTACCCAAACCACACCGCTCGCCTCTCACAAATTGAGATGCTGCGCGCCTGGCGCGAGAATCGCCCGCCGGAGGAGCAGCAGGCGCTGATGGCCGAACTCATGGTCATGTTCAGGTATCAGTTTGGCCAGCCCGAGGTGCACACCGTGATGAAGGAGTTGCGGGCGCTGGTGGACACATACCCCGGCGACCGCGTGCTGATCGGCGAGGACGACGACCCAGCTTACTACGGCAACGGCGATGACGAACTGCACCTGGTGTTCAACTTCCCGCTCATGCGCACGAATCGGCTCACGCCGGCCTGGGTGCGCGCTAATCAGGCTGAGCGCCTGAGCAAGCTCCCGCCCGGCGCATGGCCGTGTAACACGCTGGGCAACCACGACTCGACGCGCCTGTGGAGCGCCTTCGGCGATGGCCAACACGACGCCCAGATTGCCCGGGTGAATGCGGCGCTGCTGCTCACCCTGCCCGGCACGCCGGTGTTGTACTACGGCGAGGAGATCGGCATGACCGATCTCTTGCTGGAACGCTTCGATCAGTTGCGCGACAACCAGGCGATCAACCTCTACCACCTCGCCTTGAGCGATGGCCTCTCGCCCGAAACGGCGATGGGCATGGCAGCGCGCATGACCCGCGACCGCTGCCGAACGCCAATGCAATGGGCCAATGCGCCGAACGCCGGCTTCAGCCCGCACGGCGTGCCGACATGGCTGCCCGTCAACCCCAATTACGCCCACGGCGTAAACGTGGCCGACCAAACCAACGATCCCCGCTCGCTGCTGAACTTCTACCGGCGGTTGATCCACTTGCGCAAGCGCACACCGGCGCTGCTGTCCGGCGATTACGCGCCGGTGAACGAGGATGCTGAAGCCTATCTGGCCTTTCTCCGCCGCGATCCCGGCGCTGATCACGCCTGCTTGGTCGTTTTGAACATGTCGGCCGAGCCGCAGGTGGCCGGTTTTGCTCGGTCTTGGCCCACGGCGCACTGCCTGTTCTCTTCTCACGAGCGCGAGGGCCAGATCGTCTCCCTGGCAGCGTTGGAGTTGGCGCCGTTCGAGGTGTTCATCGGCCAGGTCGGCGGTGGGCCTGCGGTGTCTTGA
- a CDS encoding ABC transporter ATP-binding protein: MAEVAQNGKMDNLLLDVRGLKKYFPIQKGLLRRVVGHVKAVDDVSLYVREGETLGLVGESGCGKTTASRSIIRLYEPTGGQVFFKSRVLSPDGQPRMVNLLELDRDQMTKVRQEIAMIFQDPINSLNPRMTVADIIAEPMVIHGKYEKGRSEEIIVNLLERVGLRADHLRRYPHEFSGGQRQRIGIARALALNPRLVLCDEPVSALDVSIQAQTLNLLQDLQKEFNLSYLFVAHDLSVVQHISDRVAVMYVGKVAEMAGAEELYANPLHPYTEALLSAVPKPDPLYKSERIIMQGDVADPAHPPSGCYFHPRCRYAVDRCKTEAPAFREVKPDHWVACHRAEELQLKGI; the protein is encoded by the coding sequence ATGGCAGAGGTTGCGCAGAACGGTAAGATGGACAATCTCTTGCTCGATGTCCGCGGGCTAAAGAAATACTTTCCTATCCAGAAAGGGCTGCTTCGGCGCGTGGTCGGCCACGTCAAAGCGGTGGATGACGTCAGCCTATATGTGCGCGAGGGAGAGACGCTCGGCTTGGTGGGGGAGAGCGGCTGTGGCAAGACCACGGCCAGCCGCTCCATCATCCGCCTCTACGAGCCGACGGGCGGCCAGGTGTTCTTCAAAAGTCGCGTGCTCTCGCCCGATGGCCAACCGCGCATGGTCAACCTGCTCGAGCTGGACCGCGATCAAATGACCAAAGTGCGTCAAGAGATCGCGATGATCTTCCAGGATCCGATCAATTCGCTCAACCCGCGCATGACGGTGGCCGACATCATCGCCGAGCCGATGGTGATCCACGGCAAATACGAGAAAGGACGCAGTGAGGAGATCATCGTCAACCTGCTGGAGCGCGTTGGCTTGCGCGCCGACCACCTGCGCCGCTACCCCCACGAGTTCTCCGGCGGCCAGCGCCAGCGCATCGGCATCGCCCGCGCGCTGGCGCTGAACCCGCGCTTGGTGTTGTGCGATGAACCGGTCTCCGCGCTGGATGTGTCCATTCAGGCGCAGACGTTAAACCTGCTTCAGGACTTGCAAAAGGAGTTCAACCTGTCCTACCTGTTCGTCGCCCATGACCTGAGCGTGGTGCAGCATATCTCAGACCGAGTGGCCGTGATGTATGTGGGTAAGGTGGCGGAGATGGCCGGCGCTGAAGAGCTATACGCCAATCCGCTGCATCCTTACACCGAGGCGTTGCTCTCGGCCGTGCCTAAACCGGATCCACTTTACAAGTCCGAGCGCATCATTATGCAGGGCGATGTGGCCGACCCAGCCCATCCCCCCAGCGGCTGCTACTTCCACCCGCGTTGCCGCTATGCCGTGGATCGCTGCAAGACCGAGGCGCCGGCCTTTCGCGAAGTGAAGCCCGATCACTGGGTGGCGTGTCATCGCGCCGAGGAGCTACAGCTCAAAGGCATTTGA
- a CDS encoding dipeptide/oligopeptide/nickel ABC transporter ATP-binding protein: MSNPSPLPAATSDQPADMRQTLLEVRDLKVEFNIRGGVVKAVDGLTFDIKRGQTVGIIGESGCGKSVTARAILRMVPRPGKITGGEILYYRYSRYPGKDGKTKDIEVIDMTKLDPDGELVRQIRGGEIAMIFQEPMSSLTPVYTAGTHLNEAITLHRLLPVKKLGEQMAEQIMQYRPVTREEAREIAVQMLRRVGIPKPEQRVDSYPHQLSGGQRQRVMIAIALSTEPYMLIADEPTTALDVSIEAQILDIMRELQQTANMAIMFITHNLGVIASMADEIVVMYMGKQVERAKVVDLFYNPKHPYTKALLQSVPKLGPKTGARLASIEGMVPDPLNLPTGCVFHPRCPAFMAGKCDKLVPNWTQVGENHWVRCLLYEE; this comes from the coding sequence ATGAGCAACCCATCCCCTTTACCTGCGGCGACGTCCGACCAACCCGCCGACATGCGCCAAACCTTGCTTGAGGTGCGCGACCTCAAGGTGGAGTTCAACATCCGCGGTGGCGTCGTGAAGGCCGTGGACGGCCTGACCTTTGACATCAAGCGCGGACAAACCGTCGGCATCATCGGCGAGAGCGGCTGCGGCAAGTCCGTCACCGCGCGCGCCATTTTGCGCATGGTGCCCCGGCCCGGCAAAATCACCGGCGGCGAGATCCTCTACTACCGCTACTCGCGCTACCCCGGCAAGGATGGCAAGACCAAAGACATCGAGGTCATTGACATGACCAAGCTCGATCCCGACGGCGAGCTGGTGCGCCAGATTCGCGGGGGCGAGATCGCCATGATCTTCCAGGAGCCGATGAGTTCGCTCACCCCGGTCTACACGGCCGGCACCCACCTGAACGAGGCGATCACGCTGCACCGCCTGCTGCCGGTCAAGAAGCTGGGCGAGCAGATGGCTGAGCAGATCATGCAGTATCGTCCCGTGACTAGAGAGGAAGCCCGCGAGATTGCCGTCCAGATGCTGCGCCGTGTCGGCATCCCCAAGCCGGAGCAGCGCGTGGATAGCTATCCACATCAACTCTCCGGCGGCCAGCGCCAGCGCGTGATGATCGCCATCGCGCTCTCCACCGAGCCGTACATGCTGATCGCCGACGAGCCGACCACGGCGCTGGATGTGTCCATCGAGGCGCAGATCCTCGACATCATGCGCGAACTGCAACAAACGGCCAACATGGCCATCATGTTCATCACCCACAACCTGGGCGTGATCGCCAGCATGGCTGATGAGATCGTGGTGATGTACATGGGCAAACAGGTGGAACGTGCCAAGGTGGTGGATCTGTTCTACAACCCTAAGCATCCCTACACCAAAGCGTTGTTGCAGTCGGTTCCCAAACTTGGCCCCAAGACCGGCGCGCGGTTGGCCTCGATTGAGGGCATGGTGCCTGATCCGCTCAACTTGCCGACCGGATGCGTGTTCCATCCGCGCTGTCCGGCCTTCATGGCTGGTAAGTGCGATAAGCTCGTCCCTAACTGGACGCAGGTGGGCGAGAACCACTGGGTGCGCTGCTTGCTGTATGAGGAGTGA
- a CDS encoding peptide ABC transporter permease: protein MAVATAPSAFPVAKKRSVGQSYFDLVKYRFKKNKLGVLGLILLVTLYVSFVALPEFIAPYQLENRSNFVEAPPTAIRFVDANGQFQAPFIYGLERKVDPVKRLRTWEVNTDRKYPLRLFVQGDAYRLFGLIPMNIHLFGIEADQKEQRIFILGADALGRDYFTRIMYGGRLSLMIGLIGQFLTLALGVTLGVISGYYGGAVDMFVQRFTEFLAAFPNIPLFMALSAAIPAFWSPVVVYFMLTLILAFLNWGGLARQVRGLVLSLREREYALAAKSFGAKDRRIMFRHLLPGTMSHVIVIATLSIPGMILAETALSWLGLGLRPPLTSWGTLLQDAATVRAIRFTPWLLWVVPPILLTILTYNMLGDGLRDALDPYSSR from the coding sequence ATGGCAGTTGCAACCGCGCCCTCGGCGTTCCCGGTCGCCAAGAAGCGCTCAGTCGGGCAAAGCTACTTTGACTTGGTCAAGTATCGCTTCAAGAAAAACAAACTGGGCGTGCTGGGGTTGATCTTGCTAGTGACGTTGTATGTCTCGTTCGTAGCGCTCCCTGAGTTCATAGCCCCCTACCAGTTGGAGAACCGCAGCAACTTTGTGGAAGCGCCGCCGACGGCGATTCGCTTCGTGGATGCGAACGGCCAGTTCCAGGCGCCGTTCATCTACGGTTTAGAGCGCAAGGTGGACCCGGTGAAGCGCCTGCGCACCTGGGAGGTGAACACCGACCGGAAGTATCCCCTCCGGCTGTTCGTGCAGGGCGATGCGTATCGGTTGTTCGGCCTGATCCCGATGAACATCCACCTGTTCGGCATCGAGGCGGATCAGAAGGAGCAGCGCATCTTCATCCTGGGCGCTGACGCTCTGGGCCGGGACTATTTCACGCGCATCATGTACGGCGGCCGGCTGTCGCTGATGATCGGCTTGATCGGTCAATTCCTGACGCTGGCGCTGGGCGTGACGCTGGGCGTGATCTCCGGCTACTACGGCGGCGCCGTGGACATGTTCGTGCAGCGCTTCACCGAATTCCTCGCTGCCTTCCCGAACATCCCATTGTTCATGGCGCTCTCGGCGGCCATCCCGGCGTTCTGGTCGCCCGTCGTGGTGTATTTCATGCTCACATTGATCTTGGCCTTCCTCAACTGGGGCGGCTTGGCGCGTCAGGTGCGCGGCCTGGTGCTCTCGCTGCGCGAGCGCGAATATGCGCTCGCGGCCAAGAGCTTTGGCGCGAAAGACCGGCGCATCATGTTCCGCCACCTGTTGCCCGGCACCATGAGCCACGTCATCGTCATCGCGACCCTCTCGATTCCCGGCATGATCCTGGCCGAGACCGCGTTGAGCTGGCTGGGCCTGGGCCTGCGCCCGCCGCTCACGAGTTGGGGGACGTTGTTGCAAGATGCCGCCACCGTGCGGGCCATTCGCTTTACCCCTTGGCTGCTGTGGGTGGTGCCGCCCATCTTGCTCACCATCCTGACCTATAACATGCTTGGCGACGGCCTGCGCGACGCGCTTGACCCCTACAGCAGCCGCTAG
- a CDS encoding peptide ABC transporter permease: MVNYLIRRIGYALIMIVLVSFVSFVIIELPPGDFLTQKVEQLRARGDRSAEQQVEMLRKRYGLDRPFLERYANWAVNFLRGDFGESFEFERPVSEILGARLGYTVVLALATTLITWFLAIPLGVISAVRQYSLTDQVISVISFIGLGMPGFLLALIIMYFAIIVFNLEVTGLFSPQFQDAPWSFAKFMDLLGHLWLPALIAAITGIGGLVRIMRGNLLDTLGQPFVEAARARGLKNRTVTWKHAVRIAINPLITILGSEVFPSIVVGSALVSIVLNLPTIGPVFVDSLRKLDMYLAGTCIVFLTVMLLVGNLVADLLLAWVDPRIRLE, encoded by the coding sequence ATGGTGAACTATCTCATTCGCCGGATCGGCTACGCGCTGATCATGATCGTGCTGGTGTCCTTCGTCAGCTTCGTGATCATCGAATTGCCGCCCGGCGATTTCCTCACCCAAAAGGTGGAACAGCTTCGCGCGCGCGGTGATCGGAGCGCGGAGCAACAAGTGGAGATGCTGCGCAAGCGCTACGGGCTGGATAGACCTTTCCTGGAGCGTTATGCGAATTGGGCGGTCAACTTTTTGCGCGGTGATTTCGGTGAATCGTTCGAGTTCGAACGGCCGGTGAGCGAGATCCTCGGCGCGCGCCTGGGCTACACGGTCGTCCTCGCACTGGCCACGACGCTGATCACCTGGTTCCTCGCCATCCCCCTTGGTGTGATTTCGGCGGTGAGGCAATACTCGCTCACCGACCAGGTGATCTCGGTGATCAGCTTCATCGGCCTAGGCATGCCCGGCTTCTTGCTGGCGTTGATCATCATGTATTTCGCGATCATCGTCTTCAACCTAGAAGTGACGGGGCTGTTCTCGCCGCAGTTTCAGGATGCGCCGTGGAGCTTTGCGAAGTTCATGGATTTGCTGGGGCATCTTTGGTTGCCCGCACTGATCGCTGCCATCACCGGCATTGGCGGCTTGGTGCGCATCATGCGCGGTAACTTGCTGGATACGCTCGGCCAGCCGTTCGTTGAAGCAGCGCGCGCCCGCGGCCTCAAGAACCGCACGGTGACCTGGAAGCACGCCGTGCGCATCGCAATCAACCCGCTGATCACCATCCTCGGGTCAGAGGTCTTTCCCAGCATCGTCGTCGGTTCTGCGCTTGTGTCCATCGTGTTGAACCTACCGACCATTGGGCCTGTCTTCGTGGATTCGCTGCGCAAGCTGGACATGTATTTAGCCGGCACGTGCATCGTCTTCTTGACGGTCATGCTATTGGTAGGTAATCTGGTGGCGGATTTGTTGCTGGCGTGGGTGGACCCGCGGATTCGGCTGGAATAG
- a CDS encoding peptide ABC transporter substrate-binding protein yields the protein MRKGKLISLVTGAAFVLAACGAPAEQPAPTTAPAAPTQPPAAPTAAIQVVEATATPVPTLPPTTKFKEAPDLAKLVAEGKLPPVDQRLPEQPVVTPVREAIGKYGGTIRTASWWPGVGNVLLYISEPPIKWKADLTGYEPGLAESYEWSEDGKTFTLKLRKGLKWSDGQPYTTADWKFWWEDMVKDEDYKGSVNRPAWLRKSDGSLIDMEFPDDYTVVWKSDQPMWINPFYMAQGFWEFANPMMKPAHYLKQFHPKYASDKTYDDLQKADQWWLNPGFPCLFAWCLTELSQDGQNYKFTRNPYYWRVDEQGNQLPYIDAIAVELVPDEQVRILNCAQGRYDTAFRICGGPNEIPLLRERAEASGYRFLENYLNGAGAWPGYMVNQYYVEGGKNYPDDTPEMAAEIRALLRDKRFRQALSHGLDRERMIDVVWGGIGEAKGATISPQSWHFASPEGQEVYKKWASAYANFDPDKANALLDEIGMKKGADGFRTLPSGKPFELVVDITDWGGSLKVQVDAAAEAKAQWEANLGIKVKVNNLQGQPEADTRTNEGQYMLRGAHISEIDIWTYPDWIFPIVNRYMFPLEGRWYASGKDQCKPVEGQPYSCGVKPEPDSPAAKLQALYEKGLQTKTIEDRHKVVWEAIDVIIEEGPFVIGVSGDQPMPIIVKNYMRNILDYGVVGPWAPATPGNQIPATWWMDK from the coding sequence ATGAGAAAGGGAAAGTTGATCTCTCTAGTGACGGGCGCGGCCTTCGTGCTGGCTGCCTGCGGCGCGCCGGCCGAGCAACCCGCGCCAACGACCGCCCCCGCGGCGCCTACCCAACCCCCTGCCGCACCCACCGCGGCCATTCAAGTTGTGGAAGCCACAGCGACACCCGTGCCCACGTTGCCCCCGACGACCAAGTTCAAGGAGGCGCCTGATCTGGCCAAGCTGGTGGCTGAGGGCAAGTTGCCGCCCGTGGATCAGCGTTTGCCCGAGCAGCCGGTGGTGACCCCTGTGCGCGAAGCGATCGGCAAGTATGGCGGCACCATCCGGACCGCGAGCTGGTGGCCGGGCGTGGGCAATGTGCTGCTCTACATCTCCGAGCCGCCCATCAAGTGGAAGGCCGACCTGACCGGCTACGAGCCTGGCCTGGCCGAGAGCTACGAGTGGTCTGAGGATGGCAAGACCTTTACGCTCAAGCTGCGCAAGGGGCTGAAGTGGTCCGACGGCCAGCCCTACACCACCGCCGACTGGAAGTTCTGGTGGGAGGATATGGTCAAGGACGAGGACTACAAGGGCAGCGTCAACCGGCCGGCGTGGTTGCGGAAGTCGGACGGCTCGTTGATAGATATGGAATTCCCCGATGACTACACGGTGGTGTGGAAGTCGGATCAGCCGATGTGGATCAACCCGTTCTACATGGCGCAGGGCTTCTGGGAGTTCGCCAACCCGATGATGAAGCCGGCGCACTACCTGAAGCAGTTCCACCCCAAGTATGCGTCGGACAAGACCTACGACGACTTGCAGAAGGCGGACCAGTGGTGGCTGAATCCTGGGTTCCCGTGCCTGTTCGCCTGGTGCCTCACCGAGCTTTCGCAGGATGGCCAGAACTACAAGTTCACCCGCAACCCGTATTACTGGCGCGTGGATGAGCAGGGCAACCAGTTGCCGTATATTGACGCGATTGCGGTTGAGCTGGTGCCTGATGAGCAGGTGCGCATCCTGAATTGCGCGCAGGGCCGCTATGACACGGCATTCCGCATTTGCGGTGGGCCGAACGAGATTCCGCTGCTGCGCGAGAGGGCCGAAGCCAGCGGCTATCGCTTCCTGGAGAACTACCTGAACGGCGCCGGCGCGTGGCCGGGCTACATGGTGAACCAGTACTACGTCGAAGGCGGCAAGAACTATCCCGATGACACGCCGGAGATGGCGGCCGAGATTCGCGCGTTGTTGCGCGACAAGCGCTTCCGCCAGGCGTTGTCGCACGGGCTAGATCGCGAGCGCATGATTGACGTGGTGTGGGGCGGCATCGGTGAGGCTAAGGGGGCCACCATCAGCCCACAGTCGTGGCACTTTGCCAGCCCGGAGGGGCAAGAAGTCTACAAGAAGTGGGCGAGCGCCTACGCCAACTTCGACCCGGACAAGGCCAACGCGCTGCTCGACGAGATCGGCATGAAGAAGGGCGCGGACGGCTTCCGCACCCTGCCCAGCGGCAAGCCGTTCGAGCTGGTGGTGGATATCACCGACTGGGGCGGCAGCCTGAAGGTGCAGGTAGATGCCGCTGCCGAGGCCAAGGCGCAGTGGGAAGCCAATCTGGGCATTAAGGTGAAGGTGAACAACCTGCAAGGCCAGCCCGAGGCGGATACCCGCACCAACGAAGGCCAATACATGCTGCGCGGCGCGCACATCTCGGAGATTGACATCTGGACGTATCCGGACTGGATCTTCCCGATCGTCAACCGCTACATGTTCCCGCTCGAGGGGCGCTGGTATGCCAGCGGCAAAGACCAGTGCAAGCCGGTGGAGGGCCAGCCCTATTCGTGCGGCGTGAAGCCCGAGCCGGACAGCCCGGCGGCCAAGCTTCAGGCGCTCTACGAGAAGGGGTTGCAGACTAAGACCATCGAGGATCGCCACAAGGTGGTTTGGGAGGCGATTGACGTGATCATCGAGGAAGGGCCGTTCGTCATCGGCGTGTCTGGCGACCAGCCCATGCCGATCATCGTCAAGAACTACATGCGCAACATCCTGGACTACGGCGTGGTCGGTCCGTGGGCGCCGGCGACCCCCGGCAACCAGATCCCTGCGACGTGGTGGATGGACAAGTAG
- a CDS encoding dTDP-glucose 4,6-dehydratase gives MKHIMITGGAGFIGSNYVRYALEAHPDWHIVVLDKLTYAGNLDNLKDVAERFHGRYYFVQADIADREAVFAAVRQYRIDTIVNFAAESHVDRSILDPDAFIKTDVYGTYVLLEATRELGLERFHQVSTDEVYGDVPTGYSQETDPLAPNSPYSASKAAAELLIRSYRVTYNAPVTVTRGSNTFGPYQYPEKLLSLFITNAIDDQPLPLYGDGMQVRDWLYVMDHVRGIDHVLMHGQLGEAYNVGGENEQHNIDVIRMMLRILGKPESLIKRVADRPGHDRRYALDTRKLRALGWAPRADFESALRETVNWYLNNAWWWRKIKSGEFKEFYRRQYAERLAQAV, from the coding sequence ATGAAGCACATCATGATCACCGGCGGCGCGGGCTTCATTGGTTCTAACTACGTCCGTTACGCCCTTGAAGCACATCCTGATTGGCACATCGTGGTGCTGGATAAGCTCACCTATGCCGGCAACCTGGATAACCTGAAAGACGTGGCTGAGCGGTTCCACGGGCGCTACTACTTTGTGCAAGCCGACATCGCCGACCGCGAGGCCGTGTTCGCCGCGGTGCGGCAATATCGAATTGACACCATCGTCAATTTTGCGGCTGAATCGCACGTGGATCGCTCGATCCTCGACCCAGACGCTTTCATCAAAACTGACGTATACGGGACCTACGTGCTGCTCGAGGCCACGCGGGAATTGGGCCTAGAACGCTTCCATCAGGTCTCCACCGACGAGGTGTACGGCGACGTTCCAACGGGTTACTCGCAGGAGACTGACCCGCTCGCACCCAACTCGCCCTACTCGGCCAGCAAGGCCGCCGCCGAGCTACTCATCCGCTCGTATCGCGTCACGTACAACGCGCCGGTCACAGTCACGCGCGGCTCCAACACCTTTGGCCCATACCAATACCCGGAGAAGCTGCTCTCGTTATTCATCACCAATGCCATTGATGATCAGCCACTGCCTCTCTACGGCGACGGTATGCAGGTGCGCGACTGGCTCTACGTCATGGACCACGTACGGGGCATTGACCATGTGCTGATGCATGGCCAGCTCGGCGAGGCCTACAACGTGGGCGGCGAGAACGAGCAGCACAACATTGACGTGATCCGCATGATGCTGCGCATCCTGGGCAAGCCGGAATCGTTGATCAAGCGCGTGGCTGACCGGCCTGGTCACGACCGGCGCTACGCGCTAGACACCCGCAAGCTGCGCGCCCTGGGCTGGGCGCCGCGCGCGGACTTCGAGAGCGCCCTGCGCGAGACGGTAAATTGGTACCTGAACAACGCGTGGTGGTGGCGCAAGATCAAGAGCGGCGAATTCAAAGAGTTCTACCGCCGGCAGTACGCCGAGCGGCTGGCCCAGGCGGTTTGA
- the rnz gene encoding ribonuclease Z — translation MFEITFLGTAASAPLPKRGLSSVIVAHDEYRFMVDCGEGTQRQLLSSGLGFRRLENILITHAHLDHILGLAGILSTLGQWETIERMTIYGGRSALDRIEDLIYRIVFRGTRPPIQLNLVEIKPGIILEGEDFDVVAFPVQHRGPDCFGFVFQEHSRRPFLNDKATALGVPQGPERRDLVRGIPITLADGRIIRPDDVLGELQPGAKLVMTGDIGETNGLEQVARHAHALVTEATYLDADFQLARQNSHITVGLAARLAREANVKQLILTHISGRYRERDLEAEARAIFPNTVIARDFDTFKVKAE, via the coding sequence ATGTTTGAGATCACCTTCCTCGGCACTGCCGCCTCCGCGCCGCTGCCCAAACGCGGCCTTTCCTCCGTCATCGTCGCGCATGACGAGTATCGCTTCATGGTGGATTGCGGCGAGGGCACACAGCGCCAGTTACTCAGCAGCGGCCTGGGGTTCCGCCGGCTGGAAAACATCCTGATCACACATGCGCATCTGGATCACATCCTTGGCCTGGCCGGCATCCTTTCCACCTTGGGGCAGTGGGAAACGATCGAACGCATGACCATCTACGGCGGTCGAAGCGCGCTTGACCGCATCGAAGACCTGATCTACCGCATCGTGTTCCGCGGCACGCGGCCACCCATCCAGCTCAACCTCGTCGAAATCAAACCCGGCATCATTCTCGAGGGCGAAGACTTCGACGTGGTGGCCTTCCCGGTGCAGCACCGCGGCCCGGACTGTTTTGGCTTTGTCTTCCAGGAGCACTCACGCCGCCCTTTCCTGAACGACAAAGCCACCGCGCTCGGCGTGCCGCAGGGGCCGGAGCGCCGCGACTTGGTCCGCGGCATCCCGATCACGCTGGCCGATGGCCGCATCATCCGGCCGGACGACGTGCTTGGCGAGCTTCAGCCGGGCGCCAAGCTGGTGATGACCGGCGACATTGGCGAGACGAATGGCTTGGAGCAGGTGGCGCGTCACGCGCACGCGCTGGTCACCGAGGCGACATACTTAGACGCCGACTTCCAACTCGCCCGCCAGAACAGCCACATCACCGTCGGCCTGGCCGCTCGGTTGGCGCGCGAAGCCAACGTTAAGCAACTCATCCTCACCCACATCTCCGGCCGCTATCGCGAGCGCGACCTGGAGGCCGAGGCGCGCGCCATCTTCCCCAACACAGTCATCGCGCGGGACTTCGACACTTTTAAGGTCAAGGCGGAGTGA